The genomic interval ttttccatgagtcagctcttggcatcaggtggccaaagtattggagtttcagcttcaacatcagtcattccaatgaatattcaggactgatctcctttagggtggactggttggatctccttgcagtccaagggatgctcaagagtcttctccaacaccacaggtcaaaagcatcaattcttcagcactcagctttctttatagtccaactctcacaaccatacatggctactgagaagaccatagccttgactagatggacctttttttggcaaagtaatgtctctgctttttaatatgctgtctaggttggtcataactttccttccaatgagtaaacatcttttatttcatggctgcagtcaccatctgcagtgattgtggagcctagaaaaataaagtcagccaccgtttccactttttcctcatctatttgccatgaagtgatgggaccggatgccatgatcttcgttttctgaatgttgagctttcagccaactttttcactcttcactttcactttcatcaagaggctctttagttcctcttcactttctgccataagggtcgtgtcatctgcatgtctgacgttcttgatacttctcctggcaatcttgatttcagctttgtttcttccagtccagcgtttctcatgatgtactctgcatagaagttaaataagcaaggtgacaatatacagccttgatgcactcctttccctatttggaaccagtctgttgttccatgtccagttctaactgttgcttcctgacctgcatgcagatttctcaagaggcaggtcaggtggtttggtattcccatctctctcagaattttccacagtttattgtgatccacacagtcaaaggctttggcatagtcaataaagcagaaatagatgtttttctggaactctcttgcttttcccatgattcagcggatgttggcaatttgatctctggttcctctgccttttctaaaaccagcttgaacatctggaagttcacggttcatgtattgctgaagcctggcttggagaattttgagcattactttaccagtgtgtgagatgagtgcaatagtgcggtagttaagaaaggcaatgccaaagaatgctcaagctcagtaaatctttaatcaatttctgttgaagggtggggctgtgtttcctcactcttgtttggcctgaggccaaactgtccACCCACGCCTCCACCGGACACCCCTGGAGGCTcataggcaagtctggctcagtctcccactggcctccaaagtcaaattccctggaaTTCTCAGtgcctttgccagatccccaggttgggaattctgttgtgggtcctagagcTTTCTCAACAGTGCGAGAATTTGTTTGATATCACTGCTCTGCAGCTCGTGGGTTGTCTGctcggtggctctatggtggggctaatggcaacttcctccaagagggctgATGCCACATGCTGgggacccaggtctgctgcagcctgAGCCCCTGTCCTCATGGCAGGCCGCTGCTGGCTTGTGCCTCTGCACGAgatactcaaacactcaaaggcaggtctggctcagtctctggggGTCTCTGCACCCtgttgcacacaaggttttgtttgagtcctctgagcatctctggcgggtatggagtttgattctaaatgtgatttcgccCCTCTTacatctcactgtggcttctcatttgcccttggacgtggggtatcttttaTTGGTGGggtccaacattctcctgtcgatggttgttcagcagcgagttgcaattttggagttgtcacaggagaagatgagcgcatgtccttTGACTCTGCTACCAGAGTGGGAGGCAACGCATTTTTGTTGTTCCAAGTCACCCTGTTCCGGACACTTTGAGGTGAACACAGCCCTCTCCGTTTTCAGTCCCTTGCTACCTGCTCTTGCAAGTTCCATGAGATTCCCATGGTGTAGAGTTCTTTACTGTCAAGGACACTTCTTGCTTATTCATACCTCTGTTCAGGGGAAGGTGGGGCCCATCAAAGCACCAACTGTGGCTTGCCTTCGTGTAAAAAATCAAAAAACTTGGTGTGGGCAAGGCAGTCTCATGgaagcagttttatttatttataaattattttattaaattatttataaatatgcaataaaatgtgtattgaatttatttatttatttattttggctgtatcaggtcttagctgtggcaggcaggatcttcgcTGTGGCACACAAGGTTGGTTGCCCCATGGTACATGGATGttagtttctcaaccagggattgaacccatgtcctttgcattagaaggcagattcttagccactggaccaccagggaactcccatgcATGTAGTGTTTTGGCCCTCACTTGGCAGCATAAGAATGGGCCTTGGGCTTGGAACTCTTCCTCCATAGGAGCCACCCAGCCTGTGCTAGGCTTATCACCTTGTGTGAGAGTGTATTTCCCTGTTTCAGGCTCAGTGACTGCTCTTCTGTCTTTGAAGTGCACGCATGTTTTGGAACTCGGCCAACCCTCCTGTTACACGGTCCTcctcagggagggggcagggtctTTCTACTGGGCATAAGAGGGATGCACGTAGGCAAATTGCTCTGTGTCGGCCATCAGGGGAGACTGGCTGATTGTGGGTACCAATGCCCACTGTTGGGGCTAATCGTTCTCTGTGTAAGGAAAGTGTTCTTCCTTCCGGTGCTTGACTGTGCTCTTCCTGGTGATTCAGATAATAAGATGCAGTGGGCAGACATGTTTGGACTTCCACTCCTGGCGGCTGGCATAGTGATGACCTTGGCTATTCCCCACGGAGTTGGTGCCTGGCTCTGGTTTTGCTGACAAGTGCCCTGGAATCTGCTTGACAGATATGATAGGATTAAAGCTGGGAGTGGAGGTGAGAAAGTGAGCCTTGGGGAAAACATGCAGGAGTATGGCTGGGACAGAAAGGATCCAGAAAAAGAGCTGAGATGTTGCTGTTGGAGACCCGGGATCTTGGACCGCAGCCTCTAAGGATGGTTAAAGCAAACGCCCCCAGCACGGCGGCAGCCTGTGTGATACAGGAGGCACACTGGCCTGCATGCATTTGCCCCGTGATGAAATCTGTTGTCAACGTGGATCCCGAATGAGGGAAACCTTTCTCCCAAAGGAAAACGTCAGCCTGGCCAGACATGTGGATCATGGCTGGATGTCGTTATGGCAGAAGCCCTGGATGCAGAAGAGGGTGCTCAGTGAGAAAGCAGGGCAGCCCAGAAAGTCCTCCCGTCTTCCCCAGGGCAGATTAGACATGGAGAGGTCACATTCTGTTGAGCACACGTGGCCATCAGTCTCTGTAGAAGGGTCACCTCATGGATTTGAGACACAATCATTGCACAGGCCCCATGTCAGAAGGGTCTCACAAATTCTGGAGCTACTCTGCTCTGAGGAATCTGTCCTTTTCAGGATTTGGTCTGTAACTGACCTTGGAGAAAAATCTGAACATAAACTATAAGATATAATAAAGGTCCAGATTAATTCACTTCAGTCCCTAACCAGAGTAGTGGAGGACAGGTACCTTCTGCATCAGAAGAGGATTCAGAGAACCTGCATGGAAGCATGGGGCCAGCTTCCTCCTGTCCAGGGTGAGCAAGGTCTGGGACCTGGCGCCCTCTGAACCCCACTGTCATTACAAAGAGCTGCCTTGCCCACTGATGATTTAGATAACAGGAAGTTCTATTCCATGAGGTGACAAAGGATTCTCATGCAGCCCTTCTGCTGTTGTCCTCAAGGATCCTTCCAGATGTTTCCATATCAGGCAGCTGCTCCAACAGACTCTCTCCTGAGCAGTGCAAGAGGTGTCCAGTGTGGAACCGGAACAAACCAGAGAGCCACCATCCCCTCCCTGCTGAGAAACCAGTCCTAGCAATGTAATACATTTCTCTGGATTAGCTCTGTGTTCACCTATGAATTGGGGTGAAAGAGTTTAAAGAGTTCTCAGATAAGGTCACATTCAGCAGAGGTTCTGGGTGGGGATTGGGGCAGAGGTGACTCCTCAGCGTTCAGTCCAGCCCCAGAGAACACAGATAGCAGAGAGGTAGGAGGTGCTCAAGGGAATGGGCAGGCACAGCCTTGCTTTGGATCTTGGATGAAGAACAAGAGTGTGAACTAGAATGTTCCCCAGGGGTAGCAGCAGAATCAGAGGAGATTTTCCAAGGTAAGGGGGTGTGATCTTTCCCTGGGTGAAATCAGAGGTGATGTAACAGGCGTAGTCTTATCCTGTAATAAGCAATGTTCGAAGGGCACGCTGCCTTCCAATAACATGCAATTTTGCGTAAGTGACTTGATGATAAGATAGGACAAGGGAACAAATATAGGTGGCACAGCCTCACCAGAAATGGAGAACCTTGTGGTTTGTGTGGAGATGGCCCTGGGCCTGTAGCTTCAGCGGCAGGTGCTGGCTGGActcctgctctgtgtgtgtgtcgggcGATGGGCCGAGGCTTGGAAGGTGCTGGTTGTCCCCATGGTGGGCAGCCCCTGGCTCAGCATGCGGGAGGCCATGCGGGAGCTCCATGCCAGGGGTCACCAAGCAGTGGTCGTTGCTCCGGAGGTGAACCTGCACATCAAGGCAGAGGACTTTTTTACTGTGAAAGTCTACGCTGTTCCCTACACACAGGATGAGTTTGATTCCATCACGAGGACCCTTATTCATGTGTTTTTCCAAAGAGCACATTTTCTTACAATGTTTTGGGAAGCTATGGCAACTttgaaaaatttttcttttctgtatgaaAGGTCTTGTGAGGCACTCTTGTATAACAAGGACTTGATCAGAGACCTGAATGCCAGTTCCTTTGATGTGGTTCCAACAGATCCTTCTAACCCCTGCGGGGCAGTGCTGGCTAAGTACCTGTCCATTCCTGCTGTGTTTTTTTTGGTGATCTCTTCCCTGTGACTTAGATGCTGAGGGCACAGCATCCCCAAACCCTTTCTCATATGTTCCTCGGTTATTCACAATGAATTCAGACCGCATGACATTCTTCCAAAGGGTCAAGAACATGCTCTGCCCTCTAGGCCTGAAGCACATTTGCCAGGTTGCTTTCTCTCCTTATGCATGTATGGCCTCTGAGCTTCTTCAGAGAGAGGTGTCACTGGGGGAGATTCTTGCCTCTGGATCCATGTGGCTGTTCAGAAGAGACTTTGTGATGGACTACCCACGGCCGATCATGCCCAGCATGGTGTTCATTGGGGGCATCAGCTGTGCCAACAGGAAACCGTTATCTCAGGTGTGTACTGCAGCTTTTCTTCAATCAGTGCTCCCAGTGGAACAcattcttttaattaaaacaatttaaaaaatgttttcatttttcatttcattcttcagtGAAATGATGAGTTTCAACCACTGGACAGACGGAATTCCCAAgtggaacatatttttaaaagacaacctAGTTCCACATGCTTGCTAATCTACTCCTCTTTCTAAAGGTTGCTGCCTCGCGTTCTCTTTTGAACAGTCTTTGGTGTGATACATTGTTAAAGTGCTCCAGGAGTGACCTGTAAGTTTCTGATGGACTGTGAGAGGAATGAGAGGCAGGGGTGAAGGGCCATGTTAGGTCTGAGAAGGAATGGGGTGGTTCGACCATGGTTGCCCTTTCATACAACCTCTGTTGTAATGGTTGTGCAGTTTTCTGAATCTAGTAGGAGCCAAGAACTTGAGCTGTGAATCCACCCATCATGGGTTTTTTGCTTGAGGGTTGTTCAATTGGAGGAGGAGAGAACTGGCAAATTGCATTTATTGCCGTGAtccttcattgtggttttgtctTGGAAATGTATTGGGTGTGGTCACTGGAGAGCTCAACCCCAAAAGGAAGCAGAAGTTTCAGAGAGGTTGAATAAATAGAGTGGAAGGGAGAGAAAACCGCAGATGAAAGTCGGGGTTTCTGTGATCAGAGAGAGGAATAATTGAGCCAAGTTTCTTGAGATGGAGCTGTGCTGACCAGAAGCTGGGGTGTGGGGTAAAATGTGGGGAGGTACAGAGTTGAATGGTGTGTCAGATAGGTCTTCAGCATGGGCCACTGAGGTCCTCAAGGCTAGTGGTTGGGGGCTGGAGAGGAGGTCAAACTGAGCCACGAGCACAGTGAGGGTGGCGACAGTGATGCTGAGAACTGAGTCAAAGAAGGAAGGACTGAGCGCATCCCCACAACTACCGCAGCCCAGTCACCAGCCCTGCGTTTCTATGGTGCAAGCCATGGCTTTCCTCATAGTTACAGAGTCTGCTTATATGAACCctgaattgttgctgttgttcatttgccaagttgtgtccaactgtttgtggccccatggactgtggcacaccaagcttccctgtccttcactatctcctggagcttgctcaaactcatgtccatggagtcagtgatgccattcaggcatctcatcctctgtcttccccttctcctgccctcaatcttttccagcgtcagggtcttttccaatgagtcaattcttctcatcaggtggccaaagtattggagcttcagttttagcatcagtctttccagtgaatattcagggttgatttcttttaagatcaacttgtttcatttccttgctgtccaggggactctctggtctcttctccagcacctcagtttgaaaagcatcagttcttcagtgctcaaccttctttatggtccaacattcacatccatatacaactactggaaaaaccatagttttgattatatcaacatttgttgacaaagtgatatctctgctttttaatacactgtctagttttgtgagagtttttcttccaaggggcaagcatcttttaattttgtggctacagtcaccatccacagtgattttggagcccagggaaataaaatctgccagtgtttcccgtttccccccatctatttgccacgaagtaatctcactggataccatgatcttaatttttgaatgctgagttttaagcctgctttttcactctcctctttcaccctcattaagagactctttcattcttcttcattttctgccatgagagtggtgtcatctgcatgtctgaggttgttgatatttcccctggcaatcttgattccagcttgtgattcatcctgtgtggcatttcacgtgatgtgttctgcatataaattaggtaaggaggatgacaatatacagctttgacataatcatttccaattttgaaccagtttgttgttccatgtccagttctaagtgttgcttctagacctgcttacaggtttctcaggaggcaggtaaagtggtctggtattcccatctctttaagaattttccacaattaattgtgatccacacaatcaaaggctttcaaGTAgtcatgaagcagaagcagatttcttctggaattcacttgctttttctatgatccagtagatgttggccatgtgatctctggttcctctgccttttctaaattcagctgtacatctggaagtttttgattcacatattgcttgaaggattttgagtattgccttgctaacatgtgaaataatggcaccccactccagtactcttgcctggagaatcccagggatgggggagcctgatgggctactgtctatggggtcacacagagttggacatgactgaagtgacttagcagcagcagcaacatgtaaaatgagcacagttgtccagtagtttgaagattctttggcattgtctttctttgagattggaatgtaaactgaacttttccagtcctgtggcccttgctgagttttccaaatttgctggtgtattaagtgcagcactttagcagcatcagttttaggatttgcaatagctcacctggaattccatcacttccaataGCTTTGTTTAGAGTGATTCTGCTAAGGCCTGTTTGACTTCACACTGCAAGATGTTTGGCTATAGATGAATGACCACAATTTTGTGGTTATCTGGtgattaagacctttttgtatagttttgtgtaggttcctctgtgcatggactGTTCCAGGgccagaaaactagagtgggttaccatttcccactccaagggatctttagacacccaacctagggactgaatccttgtctcttgtgtctcctgcatttgtaggagaattccttaccactgcaccatctgggaagtttTGAACATGAACTATAGATGTAATAAAGATCCAGAATAATGCGCTCTTCAGTCCCCACACAGATCAGTGGAAGTCTATGCGGTCCGCATCAGAAGAGGATTCAGAGAGCTTGCACGGAGGCATGGGGTGGTCCCTCCTGTCCAAGTGAAGCAGCCCTGGTGTCTGGCATCCTCTGAACCCCACTGTCATTACAAAGAGCTGCCTTGCCCATTGATGATTTAGATAACATGAAGTTCTATTCCatgaggcagagaaagaattCTAAGCAGCCCTTCTGCGGTTGTCCTCAAGGATCCTTCCAGATGTTTCCTTATCGGGCAGCTGTTCAGACAGACTCTCTCCTGAGCAGTGCATGAGGTGTGCAGTGTGTAACAGGAACAAACCAGAGAGCCACCATCCCCTCCCTGCTGAGAGAAGGCTGTTCTCGTGATGTTATATGTTTCCCTGGATGTGCTCCGTGTTCACCCATGATGGGGGGGAAAGAGTTTGAAGAGTTCTCAGATAAGGTCACATGCAGCAGCGGTTCTGGGTGGGGACTGGGGCAGAGGTGACGCCTCAGAGTTCAGTCCAGCTCCAGAGAACACGGTTAGCAGAGAGGTAGGAGGCGACAAAGGGAATGGACAGGCAAAGCCTTGCTTTGAATCTTggatgaaaaagaagagagtgaactaGAATGCTCCCCAGAGGAAGCAGCAGGTCAGAAGAGTTTTTCCAAGATAAGGGGAGTGGGGTAACCGTTCCCTGGGTGAAATCACAGGTGATGAAACCCAGGCATGGACTTATTCTGTAATGATTAATGTAAGGTGGGCACACTGCCTTCCAATGACATGCCATTTTGCTTAAGTGACTTGATGATAAAACAAAGATAAGGTAACAAATATAGGTGGCACAGCTCCACCAGAGACTCTAACTTCTGGTTTGTGCAGAGATGGCCCTGGGACTGCAGCTTCGGCGGCAGGTGTTGGCTGGACTCCTGCTCTGTCTTTGTGTTGGGCAATGGGCCGAGGCTGGGAAGGTGCTGGTGGTCCCCATGGAGGGCAGCCACTGGCTCAGCATGCGGGAGGCCGTGCGGGAGCTCCACACCAGGGGACACCAATCAGTGGTCGTTGCTCCGGAGGTGAATATGCACATCAAGGCAGAGGACTTTTTCACTGTGAAAGCCTACGCCGTTCCCTACACACAGGACGAATTTGATTCCCTCGTTAAGAGTCATGAACGATTGCTTTTTGAAAGAGTACATTTTATAACAATGTTTCTGAAAACTATGGCATCTTTGAAATCCGCGTCTTTGCTCTTTGCAAGCTCTTGTGAAGCACTGTTGCATAACAAGGACCTGATCAGAGACCTGAATGCCAGTTCCTTTGATGTGGTTTTAACGGACCCTGTTCACCCCTGCGGGGCAGTGCTGGCTAAGTACCTGTCCATTCCTGCTGTGTTTTTTTTGCGTTTTATTCCCTGTGACTTCGATGTTGAGGCCACAGCATGCCCAAACCCTTTCTCATACATTCCTAGGTTATTAACAAAAAATCCAGACCGCATGACATTCTTCCAAAGGGTCAAGAACATGCTCTACCCTCTGGCCCTGAAGTACATTTGCCAGATTACCTTTACTCCTTATGCGCGAATGGCCTCTGAGCTTCTTCAGAGAGAGGTGTCGCTGGGGGAGATTCTTGCCTCCGGATCCGTGTGGCTGTTCAGAGGAGACTTTGTGATGGACTACCCACGGCCGATCATGCCCAACATGGTGTTCATTGGGGGCATCAACTGTGCCAACAGGAAACCGTTATCTCAGGTGTGTACTGCTGCTTTTGTTCAATCAGTGCTCCCAGTGGAGCACATTCTTTtaatgaaagatattttaaaaacttttacacCACACTGCAAAGTAGGCCCTTTCAGTGAAATGGATGGTTCCAATCACTAGACCAACAGGGAATTCCCAAgtggaacatattttaaaacaacagcCTACTTTCACATGCTTACTTATTTACTGATCTTTCTAAAGATTTCTACCTCTCATCTCCTTCACACACTCTTTGGCGAGATCCATAATTAAAGTGCTCCAGGAGTGTAGGTTAGGTTTGTGATGGACTTTGAGACACATGAGAGGCAGGGGTGAAGGTTCATTTTAGGTTTGACAAGGAATGGGGTGGTGTGACCATGATTGCCCTTTCCAACAGCATCTGTTGTAACGGTCATGCTGTTTTCTGAATCTAGTAGGAGCGAGGAACTTGAGCTGTGAATGCATCCATCATGGGTTTTTTGCTTGAGGGTGTTCAATTGGAGGAGGAAAGAACTGGCAAACTGCATTTATTGCCCTGATACTTCATTGAGGTTTTGTCTTGGAAAGGTATTAGGGGTGATCACTGGAGAGCTCAACCCCAAAAGGAAGCAGAAGTTTCAGAGAGGTTGAATAAATAGAGTGGAagggagagaaaccagagatgGAAGTCGGGCTTTCTGTGATCAGAGAGAGGAACAATTGAGCCCAGGTTTCTTGAGATGGAGCTGTGCTGACCAGAAGCTGGGGCCTGGGGTAAAATGTGGGGAGGTACAAGGTTGAATGGCATGTGAGATAGGTCCTCAGCATGGGCCACTGAGGTCCTCAAAGGCTAGTGGTTGGGGGCTGGAGAGGAGGTCAAACTGAGCCACGAGCACAGTGAAGGTGGTGACAGGGATGCTGAGAACTGAGTCAAAGAGGAAGGGACTGAGCACATCCCCACGCCTACCGCAGCCCAGTCACCAGCCCTGCGTTTCTATGGTGCGAGCTACAGCTTTCCTCATAGTTACAGAGTCTGCTTATATTAACCctgaattattgttgttgttgttcatttgccaagttgtgtccaattgtttgtggccccatggactgtggcacaccaagcttccctgtccttcattagctcctggagcttgcgcaaactcacgtccatggagtcagtgatgccattcaaccatctcatcctctgtcttcctcctgccctcagtctttcccagcatcaggtccttttccaatgagtcagttcttctcatcaggtggccaaagtattggagcttcagttttagcatcagtcttaccagtgaatattcagggttgatttctcttagaattgattggtttgattcctttgctgtccaggagactctatggagtcttccccagcaccacaatttgaaagcataaattgtttggtgctcagccttctttatggtccaacattcaTGTCCGTACatggctgctggaaaaaccatagctttggctatatctacttttgttggcaaagtgatgtctctgctttttaatatgctgtctagttttgtgatagcttttcttctaaggagtaagcgtcttttaattttgtggctatagTCGCCATCCGCActaattttggaacccaagaaaataaactctgccagtgtttccaagtctatttttcatgaagtaatggcactggataccatgatcttaatttttgaatgctgagttttaaacctcccttttcactctcctctttcactctcattaagcgctttcattcttcttcattttctgccatgagagtggtgtcatctgtatatttgaggttgttgatttttctccgGGCGATCTTgctttcagcttgtgattcaagcTGTGTGGCattgatgttctctgcatataacttaaataaggaggatgacaatatacagattcGACATAATCATTTCCCAAGTTTGAACTAGTTTGTTgatccttgtccagttctaagtgttgcttctaggcctgcatacaggtttctcagaaggcaggtaacgtggtctggtattcccatctctttaagaattttccacaatttgttcttATCCACACAATCAATGGCTTTAGAGTAGTCATGTAGcagaagtcattttttttctggaattcccttgctttttctatgatccagtggatgttggtgatttgatctggtttctctgccttttctaaatccagcttgtacatctggaagtttttgattCAAATACTGTTCAAGCCTAGGTTGAAGGATATTGAGCATTACCCTgatcacatgtgaaatgagcacagttgtccagtagtttgaacattctttggcattgtctttctttgaggttggcgtgtaaactgaccttttccagtcccgtggcccttgctgagttttccaaatttgctggtgcattgagtgcagcacttcaaggCATCagttttaggatttgcaatagctcggctggaattccatcacctccaatagctttgtttacagtgattcttcctaaggcctgcttgacttcacagtGCAAGATGatttgctctaggtgagtgaccacagctTTGTGGTTATCTGATGATTAAGACTTTTCTTGCATAGTTTtgtgtaggctcctctgtctatgggctattccaggcaagaaaagtggtgtgggttaccatttcctactccaggggatcttccgacacccaacctagggactgagtCCATGCctatgtgtctcctgcattcataggagaattctttgccactgcaccatctgggcaGTCCTGAACATGCACTATAAGATGTACTAAAGATCCGGAATAATGCGCACTTCAGTCCCCACACAGAGCCTGCACAGAGGCATGGGCCGGTCTCTCCTGTCCAAAGTGAAGCGGGCCATGGAGCCTGGCATCCTCTGAACCCCACTGTCATTACAAAGAGCTGCCTTGCCCATTGATGATTTAGATAACAGGAAGTTCTATTCCATGAGGCAGAGAAAGATTTCTCAAGCAGCCCTTCTGTGGTTGTCCTTAAGGATTCTTCCAGAAGTTTCCATATCAGGCAGCTGTTCGGACAGACTCTCCTGAGCAGTGCATGAGGTGTGCAGCATGTAACAGGAACAAACCAGAGAGCCACCATCCCCTCCCTGCTGAGAGAAGGATGTTCTCGTGATGTTATATGTTTCCCTGGATGTGCTCTGTGTTCACCCATGATGGGGGGAAAGAGTTTGAAGAGTTCCCAGATAAGGTCACATGCAGCAGCGGTTCTGGGTGGGGACT from Budorcas taxicolor isolate Tak-1 chromosome 3, Takin1.1, whole genome shotgun sequence carries:
- the LOC128045638 gene encoding UDP-glucuronosyltransferase 1A3-like, yielding MALGLQLRRQVLAGLLLCLCVGQWAEAGKVLVVPMEGSHWLSMREAVRELHTRGHQSVVVAPEVNMHIKAEDFFTVKAYAVPYTQDEFDSLVKSHERLLFERVHFITMFLKTMASLKSASLLFASSCEALLHNKDLIRDLNASSFDVVLTDPVHPCGAVLAKYLSIPAVFFLRFIPCDFDVEATACPNPFSYIPRLLTKNPDRMTFFQRVKNMLYPLALKYICQITFTPYARMASELLQREVSLGEILASGSVWLFRGDFVMDYPRPIMPNMVFIGGINCANRKPLSQVLGVITGELNPKRKQKFQRG